The following DNA comes from Heterodontus francisci isolate sHetFra1 chromosome 44, sHetFra1.hap1, whole genome shotgun sequence.
TGCCACTGTGACTGCCACTTGTGAGTAAGGAATCTATGCTGAGGGGAGAGAGTAAGCTCAGTGTTGGCTGCCTTCTGGTGTGGGAAGTGCAGACTGCCATTCATTCTGTTGCTCACTCCAGCTTTGTGCTTCTGTTTACAGGTTCCCGCTTTCGAAGGAGATGATGGATTTTGTATTTTCGAGAGCAATGCCATCGCTCACTATGGTAAGGCTAAGCGGAGGTTTTTAGAATCACCTagcccaggaggaggccatttgacccattgtgcatgtgccagctctttgaaagagctgtgaattttaatcccactcccctgctccttcacCGCAGCCCTGCAATTCCTTTCCCCCATTcaggtatttctccaattccccttttgaaagttactattgaatctgcttccaccgccctttcaggcagcgcgttccagatcacaacaatttaaATTACAGTAGGCTTTGCTAGTTCTTCTCTGTTGGCCCTATCTCCTCTGGTTAAGAAGCCTGTGATGAGGGAGGCATCAATTTAAAATCAGAGGGTGGGGAGAGGGTTCAGGAAAACTGTTTTCACACAGTGGCTAGTTGTGACATGGAATGCTTTACTACAGGAACTGGTCGAGGCAGCGACcactgcatcttttaagggaaaaccAGGTAAACATTTGAAGCAGGGAAACATccaggagagagcagagcagtgggtTTTAGTTTTGAATTGTTGTAGCAAAGAGCCAACgtgggcaggatgggctgaatggcctcctttggtgctgtaaacATCTATGGTCCTGATAGAGAATGTCGAAATAGTGTAAGACTGCCAGTGAGGCCATGAGCTATTCACCCGGTGACCAGagtgtcttctcccccccccccctcctcccccctcagtATTGACTGTTTCAATTGGTAGGAATCCTGTGGCTGGTCTAAGAGTGTGTCTAATGAAGTTTAGATGGGATCTGTCATTGTCACACCAGAGGGGGGAGGGAAATCGAGACCCCATCTAAATCCCATCCTCAGATTGCATTCTCTGCTGAATATCGACCCAGTTCCCCCTCAGGTTTGCAGCTATTAGCTGCATCCACTGCCCCCTGCTCCTCTGCTAGGAACTCTGGCACATCACAGTCATCCTTTATGCAGTGTAAGTATTCTGAGGCACAGTGCATGTGTGCGCCATCACTCCTATCTTCGATACACAACCTCTGATTTCTTTTTGAAAGAAAATAAATTGTGCTGAGTTTGTGATTGTAAATAAAATGTGCGTGAGGCGAGGTTGTCCAGTCTTGTCGCTGCCTTGCGTGCTGAGCAGTCATGTCCTGTTTACTCAGCCTTCTGCCTTGACTGAGAGTAGGGAGGTCATGAGCCAGTTAGCCGAGGCTGCCATTCAAACTGGAAAGTGAGCAGCATGAGGTGTGATTTTTAAATCCTgccctcctttaaaaaaaaaacatggtcAAATAGGCACCCGCTGAATCGCAGTCCCGCTCACGCAGAGAATGGTCACTCGAGCAAGGGCACCTAGCGCTAGTGGAGTTGGGTCACTGACCTTGGGCATGACGGGGAGAATATTTAAGCGTTGGGGGATTCTCTTGTATCGTTGCTGAAATGTAAATAAGACAGTCACTGATCAATTGTATAAGGAATTcgggagaaactcctttccccagagagtggggagaatgtggaactcgctaccacagggagtggttgaggtgaatagtgttgatacatttaagggaaagctggataaatagaagagggagaaaggaatagaagggtatgctgatagggtgagatgcagaggggtgggaggaggctcatgtacaTGAAAGCAGCATGAACCAGTTGGGCCCAATGTCTTGTAAATACTATGTGATTCTATCCCATTGGTCTTTGTGGTTCCCTTCTGATGGAGGACACTGGTCTCCAATCTCCGAGCCACACATAGTGGGCAGGGAAATGAGGTCTGTCTGCCCTCGAGGCACGTGGAGGTCCTGGGGGTCCAATCTACAAGCTCGAGGATCTACAAGTTGGAGGATCTGCAGTTCAGCTGTGGGGCAAGCCAGGTATTCACCATGGGGGGGGCGGTTTCCTGTGGGGTGCTCGCATCAGACCCCTGGGGAGCCACTGACCATTTCTGTTTCCCTCCCCCAGTTGCGAATGATGCCTTGCGAGGAGTGACAAAGGAGGAAGCAGCCCAGGTTCTCCAGTGGGTGAGCTTTGCAGACAGCGACATCATCCCCCCCGCCAGCACGTGGGTTTTCCCAACCCTCGGAATCATGCAGTACAACAAACAGGTGAGTGAAATCCAGGAGCTCGGTGTGAGTGAGAGGTCAAGGGTGCTCGACCCTCCCCCAGCGGCTCAGCTGATAAGTGAGCCGCCCTGTATGCTACTGAGCCAAGCAGTCCCCCCATTCTGGGCTGATTGCAGTGTGTCTGCCTTGGTTTCAGGGTCTCTGAGCTAATGGGAGGTCATGGGTAAATCAGCCAATGGCCTGCTCAGGTGTGACCTGCCACCTCCTGTAGTTGAATAGCTGCTTAGCTGAGGTTTCAGGGAGTGCCGTATCCCCGTGTGAGTCAGCACCCACACGGAACAGGGACTGTTGGGGGCACGGGTGGAGAATCACGTTGTCGCCTGGTGCCATGAAGAAAGTGGGACTGCCCGGGGGGAGGGTCATGATGAGCATGCAGGGCACGGGCTCTGAATACTTTTGGTGCCTTGGCTACATTACTGTTATGTTTTATTTAGTGACTCTTCTCTTGCAGGCCACTGAACACGCCAAGGAGGAAGTGAAGAAGGTCCTGGGGGTCCTGAATGAGTACCTGAAGACCCACACCTTCCTGGTGGGAGAGCGAGTCACCCTCGCTGACATCACGGTCGTCTGTTCCCTCCTCTGGCTCTACAAACAGGTACGGTGTCCTGCTGCCAGCCTCTGAGCCTGGCGCCTGGGCGACGCATGTATCTGGAGCTTTCGTTCACTGCCCGCTGTGCAGTGTCAACtgagtgtcagccgtggctcaggcgGGAGCACTCTATAAAGTCAAGGCTtcgagccccattccagagactgcaGCGTGTAACTTAGGCTGATGCTTCCAGTGCCTGTATcaaatgagtgctgcactgtcggaggtgccatccttcaggcAAGGCGATAAACCCCGGCCCCATCTGTCCTGGTGCGTTTGATGCAAGTCAGAAAATCCCATGACTCTTAAAAGAGCAGGGAGCTCTTTGCTGTCCTACTTAAAGTTCCCTTCGGAAATCAAAGTGACTCGGTTGCTGTGTGAGGGATCTCACTGTGCACACAAATTGCCACTGTGTTTGCCAATGTTCTCGTGCTTGTATTGGGGAGAAGGTTTATCCctggctgtgaagctctttgggaccAGACACTACGTAAATGCTCCATACTGTATCTTGCTCCCGAGCGGCAGGCGGCCTTTAGCAGGGACGGTTATTGCGGAAGcgaattactgtggatgctggaaatctgaaatgaagcggaaaatgctgggaatgctcagcaggtcaggcagcatctgtggagagagaaaccgagccaacgtttcaggtccatgacctttcgtcAGAGCCTTATGGCAGTGAGGGCAGCAATCCTATTGAATATCACTGTTAGGActgttattctctctctccctttgaggGGTGGTGGGATTGCCCACAGTGGGGTGACTGAAATCGTAGCTGCCGACTCTGGTCCTGTCACTCTGCGGTCAGCTTTGCCCTTGAATTGCTTCCGATTGAGTCTCGTGACCCAATAACTGAACtggagtgggtgggtgggggaggggagactcGTCCAGGTGAGTTGTCTCTGCCTCTGGGTGAGGATGCTGGTGGGGTGATTTTGAAGAGCTTGTCATTCGTGTTGGAGGTGTTTTGGTACTGCTACTTCAGCTGATTTTTGACTTCTCTTCCTCAGGTTTTGGACATGTCTTTCCGACAGCCCTATACCAACGTTAACCGGTGGTTTATTACCTGCATTAACCAGCCTCCGTTCAAAGCTGTCATGGGAGAGGTGAAGTTGTGTGACAAGATGGCACAGTTTGACGGTGAGTGTTGACACAGATTTCCCCCCACTCAAGGTCAGATCTTCCCAGAAATTGGCAGTATACTGGCATTCTCAAACTGTTGGACAACAGGATGTCTGGTGTCGCATtgatgtagagggagttttactctgtatctaaccccgtactgtacctgtcctgggagtgtttgatgggacagtgtagagggagctttacctgtcctgggagtgtttgatggggacagtgtagagggagctttactctgtatctaaccccgtactgtacctgtcctgggagtgtttgatgggacagtgtagagggagctttacctgtcctgggagtgtttgatggggacagtgtagagggagctttactctgtatctaacccatgctgtacctgtcctgtatTGTTAGGGGGTGCTGAATGTTGAAATGGGAAGGGAGAAGCCAAAAATTGTTTAAAGACATCAAATATTTTCTCATTCGCTTCCTACTGTTAGAGATCATGGCATGTTCTTTCCTCGTGATCCTACAAATGTGACCCGAAGGCCTTTAATTAGCTTGTGTTTTGTCATCTGCTTTCAGTTTGGCTGCCAAGTGTGACGCTATCTTCTGCTTCCCTCAGCCAGCACTCGGCTGTTGCACTTGGCATAGTCTACGTTGGGAAGTGAGCAGTGATCAAAACTAGGGCCATCAATAAAACTTCCTCGACACCAGACATCCTGTTGTCCAACAGATTGAGAATGTCAGTTTATTGCCAATTTCTGGGCCGATCCGACCCTAGTAAACcccatagggaattcaggagaaacccctttacccagagagtggggagaatgtggaactcactcccacagggagtggttgcggtgaatagtatcgatgtgtttaagggaaagctgggtaaacgcatgagggagaaaagaatagagggTTATGTTAATAAGGTGAGATGAGGAGTGGTGGGAGGAAGCTTGTGCGGAGCATTAATGCTGGCTTAGATTACTTGGGCTGaacgacctgtttctgtgctgtaaaatttatTTCATTGCATGACTGCTAGTTGATGGCATTTGTTTAACGGTAAAAAGCCACTGGCCTCTTTGCAGTCAATGAGCAACTATCAGGACTGAAAAGTGGCCATGATTTGTGGAGGCTGGAGTTTGTTTGCAGTGTAGTTTTGCGCTGTCTACAATTTCCTGCACAGGAACTGGAGTTGGTGGTTATATGGATTTAAGATATCCCACACCATCGACTTGCAGCCCGTGTATTAAGCGCGGTTGGTAAGGTGCTCGTCTGAGGTGTGAATAACCCTGGCTCCTGCTTTTGTCTGGACAGCCAAGAAGTTTGCAGAACTGCAGCCCAAGAAAGAGAAGGCGCCCAAGGAACACAAAGAGCCCAAGCAGCaagagaagaaagagaaaaaggagGAGAAGAACAAGCCAGCCCCTGAGGAGGAGCTGGACGCCTCCGATGAGGTCCTGTCCACCGAGCCCAAAGCCAAGGATCCTTTCGCTCACCTACCCAAGAGGTTCGAAGGCAGCTGGTTTGCATGAATCCCGAGTTAGTCTGGTGCTGTTCAAATACTTAGTAACAaagtgcatttatataatgtcgttaacatagtaaaacatcccacggAGCTTtataggagcgttatcaaacaaaatgtcgCAGAGCCAGATAAGGAGATACTAGGATAGCTGAACAAAAGCTTGGCCGCGGAGGTCCATTTTACGGggcgccttaaaggaggagagagcggcACAGAGATTTagtgggggaattccagagcttagggcccaggcagctgagagCGATTaacatcggggatgtgcaagaggctggactcggaggagcgcagagatctcggagggttgtggggctgcaggagggtACCgagaaggggagggggtgaggccatagagggatttgaaagaagatgcgaattttaaaattgagacgttgctagactgggggggggggggggggtgcgcggtgtaggccaatgagcacaggggtgatgggtgaatgggacttggtgtgagttgagaCTCAGACAGctgttttggatgagttgaagtttacagAGGTAAATGAAGCAGCTTTGCTGCTACCTTGTGCACTTTCTGTAACTTCCCCAATCCCATCCTTCCCTGAAGGTGCAGAATCTCCCTGGGTGGTGATAATGTAGGTGCCACAAAGGCATATTAATTATCACTTTGATCAATGGGTATTGcttgtgcctctgagtcagaggttttaGGTTCAATCCTACTACAGGTCTTGAACGTCTAATCTaagatgactctccagtgcaggactgaacgAGTTcatctggtgtcctgaccaacattcatctCTCAACTGTTTCCACCAAAATAGTAAATTCCTCTCATTTGCTGTTTACGGGTCTGACTGTTTACTGATTGAAATGCAATTGTTATTATTGTCAAAAATAATTCgtcctttgagatgtcctgagggtgAGACAAGGTTCTCCAGAAAGAGCAACATTACAGGTTgagcaagagagtgggattagactgggtgggatattaaagggtgagggcgagagtgggattagactgggtgggatattaaagggtgcggggagagcgggattagactgggtgggatattaaagggtgtggagagtgggattggactgggtgggatattaaagggtgtggagagtgggattggactgggtgggatattaaagggtgcggggagagcgggattagactgggtgggatattaaagggtgtggagagtgggattggactgggtgggatattaaagggtgtggagagcgggattggactgggtgggatattaaagggtgtggagagtgggattagactgggtgggatattaaagggtgtggagagtgggattagactgggtgggatattaaagggtgtggcgagtgggattagactgggtgggatattaaagggtggggagagtgggattagactgggtgggatattaaagggtggggagagtgggattagcctgggtgggatattaaagggtgcggggagagcgggattagactgggtgggatattaaagggtgtggagagtgggattggactgggtgggatattaaagggtgtggagagtgggattggactgggtgggatgttaaagggtgtggagagtgggattagactgggtgggatattaaagggtgtggagagtgggattagactgggtgggatattcaagggtgtggagagtgggattggactgggtgggatattcaagggtgtggagagtgggattggactgggtgggatattaaagggtgtggagagtgggattagactgggtgggatattaaagggtgcggagagtgggattagactgggtgggatattaaagggtggggagagtgggattagactgggtgggatattaaagggtggggagagtgggattagactgggtgggatattaaagggtggggagagtgggatcggactg
Coding sequences within:
- the eef1g gene encoding elongation factor 1-gamma; its protein translation is MADGILYTYPENWRAFKALIAAQYSGSKLRLHSGPPHFIFGQTNRSADFLQKFPLGKVPAFEGDDGFCIFESNAIAHYVANDALRGVTKEEAAQVLQWVSFADSDIIPPASTWVFPTLGIMQYNKQATEHAKEEVKKVLGVLNEYLKTHTFLVGERVTLADITVVCSLLWLYKQVLDMSFRQPYTNVNRWFITCINQPPFKAVMGEVKLCDKMAQFDAKKFAELQPKKEKAPKEHKEPKQQEKKEKKEEKNKPAPEEELDASDEVLSTEPKAKDPFAHLPKSPFILDEFKRKYSNEDTLSVALPYFWEHLDKAGWSIWYGEYKYPSELTLTFMSCNLISGMFQRLDKLRKNAFASVILFGGNNDSSISGIWVFRGQELAFPMSPDWQVDYESYSWRKLNPDSEECRTMVKEYFTWEGEFKHVGKAFNQGKIFK